A part of Arachis hypogaea cultivar Tifrunner chromosome 12, arahy.Tifrunner.gnm2.J5K5, whole genome shotgun sequence genomic DNA contains:
- the LOC112730634 gene encoding putative F-box protein At3g47150 produces the protein MESPCDTVIQDMDLLTEILLRLPVKQVIQCKCVCKKWLSIISNPKFRYSHTCHLYGKYNIPPPTALLVQNFGDTKAKRASIVPFHTNNNNANKIFFHLDPDRRKYMSSTIIHSCNGLLLCNVTPTPHSGLTTFEIRLESHFRICNPAVSNDHCVYLDYPLGDVDSPCNEDFYIFDPLNLKAYLVFEPLKQPLSYKVILFGEMEAPFGHYYSRLNQLKPRIGIRLYSSETSCWSSVVCNLPNDLRVPEGVYCNDSELLCVKYLGECKGRLHLILSDSLEFDIWELEEDYSSWVARYRVNLNRMHDGESALCWNVSSNPFSVLSFVLRQEEEEEDSMLVLFKDGKIMSYSLKNYGLRVLCKLDKVPRSVHHYFETLLCVGNS, from the exons ATGGAGAGTCCATGTGACACTGTGATCCAAGACATGGATCTCTTAACGGAGATCCTTCTCCGACTGCCAGTGAAACAAGTGATTCAATGCAAGTGCGTGTGCAAGAAATGGTTGTCAATCATCTCCAACCCCAAATTCCGTTATTCACACACTTGTCATTTATACGGCAAGTACAACATCCCTCCACCCACTGCTCTTTTGGTTCAGAATTTCGGAGACACCAAGGCTAAAAGAGCTTCTATTGTTCCCTTTCACACCAATAATAACAACGCCAACAAAATCTTCTTCCATCTTGATCCTGATCGACGCAAATACATGTCTTCTACTATTATACATTCTTGTAATGGTCTATTACTATGTAATGTTACACCCACACCCCATTCTGGTTTAACAACTTTTGAGATACGACTAGAATCCCACTTTCGCATATGCAACCCAGCCGTCAGCAATGACCACTGCGTTTATCTAGATTACCCGCTTGGCGATGTAGATTCCCCATGTAATGAAGATTTCTACATATTTGACCCTCTTAACTTGAAGGCATATCTTGTTTTCGAACCTCTGAAACAACCTCTTTCTTACAAAGTTATTTTATTTGGTGAAATGGAAGCTCCGTTTGGACATTATTATAGTCGTCTCAATCAACTCAAACCCCGAATTGGGATTCGTTTGTATTCATCAGAGACGTCTTGTTGGAGTAGTGTTGTTTGCAATCTTCCTAATGATTTACGTGTCCCAGAGGGAGTTTATTGCAATG ATTCGGAGCtcttgtgtgttaagtatttagGAGAATGTAAAGGGAGGCTGCACTTGATTCTATCTGATAGTTTGGAGTTTGATATTTGGGAATTAGAGGAAGATTACTCTTCATGGGTTGCCAGATACCGTGTCAATCTTAATCGCATGCATGATGGGGAATCGGCCTTGTGCTGGAATGTTTCAAGTAATCCATTTTCTGTGTTAAGTTTTGTTCTTCgccaagaagaagaggaggaggactcCATGCTTGTATTGTTCAAAGATGGTAAAATAATGTCTTATAGCctaaaaaattatggtttgaggGTTCTTTGTAAATTAGATAAAGTGCCTAGATCTGTTCATCACTACTTTGAGACTTTGTTATGTGTTGGAAAT